The Camelina sativa cultivar DH55 chromosome 14, Cs, whole genome shotgun sequence genome includes a window with the following:
- the LOC104738874 gene encoding probable serine/threonine-protein kinase At1g54610 isoform X2 — protein sequence MGCVSSRHRPFRRKSSTLNELSVEKRPSSRIDSSRIEDWIQPADGFDRSSSKGDANVRLFSSGRFHDDHQIGKILEYPETVGHMDRVVYDQELRRASSAVADPDLEIDSKVMKHKPDRWNSRGSKVSSQFSDHLLTEREPEKPRTEASVPPVPRELKRDPNFVGPNDAERKQVAAGWPTWLVTVAGEALVGWTPRRANTFEKLEKIGQGTYSNVYRARDLLHNKIVALKKVRFDLNDMESVKFMAREIIVMRRLDHPNVLKLEGLITAPVSSSLYLVFEYMDHDLLGLSSLPGVKFSEPQVKCYMRQLLSGLEHCHSRGVLHRDIKGSNLLIDSKGVLKIADFGLATFFDPAKSVPLTSHVVTLWYRPPELLLGATHYGVGVDLWSTGCILGELYAGRPILPGKTEVEQLHKIFKLCGSPTENYWRKQKLSSSAGFITTIPYRRKVSEMFKDFPASVLSLLETLLSIDPDHRSSADCALESEYFKTKPFACDPSHLPKYPPSKEIDAKMRDEAKRRQPMRADKQERHSMTRRSHESKLVPPIKANHSLSMTMEKQYQDLRSRNDSFKSFKEERTPHGPVPDYLNMQTRNNQTGGRISYSGPLMSNRNMAKSTMHVKENAVPRYHQARVNQKMLSGSVSSKALLDRQDQQVMNQRRRDRRAPIEDPSWYTPSDSKIYMSGPLLAQPRRVDQMLEEHDRQLQQVNRQAQTTRQGRARNW from the exons ATGGGTTGTGTAAGTTCTAGGCATAGGCCTTTTAGAAGAAAGTCGTCAACACTCAATGAGTTATCTGTGGAGAAACGTCCCTCCTCGCGGATTGATTCGTCGAGGATAGAGGACTGGATCCAACCGGCAGATGGGTTTGATAGATCCAGTAGCAAGGGAGATGCCAATGTTAGGTTATTTAGTTCAGGTAGGTTTCATGATGATCATCAGATAGGGAAGATTTTGGAGTATCCTGAGACGGTTGGTCATATGGATCGAGTTGTTTATGATCAGGAATTGAGAAGGGCGTCTAGTGCTGTTGCAGACCCGGATTTGGAGATTGATTCAAAGGTTATGAAGCATAAGCCAGATAGATGGAATAGCAGGGGTTCTAAAGTTTCTAGTCAGTTTTCTGATCATCTTCTGACTGAGAGGGAACCAGAGAAACCTCGGACTGAAGCTTCGGTTCCACCGGTTCCTCGGGAACTGAAGAGGGACCCGAACTTTGTTGGTCCAAATGATGCAGAGCGGAAGCAAGTGGCTGCAGGATGGCCGACTTGGCTGGTCACCGTTGCAGGTGAGGCACTAGTGGGTTGGACTCCACGCCGAGCAAATACTTTTGAGAAGCTGGAGAAA ATTGGTCAAGGAACATATAGCAATGTGTATAGAGCTCGTGATCTTCTTCATAACAAGATCGTTGCGTTAAAAAAGGTCCGATTTGATCTTAACGATATGGAAAGTGTTAAGTTTATGGCAAGAGAGATCATAGTAATGAGAAGGCTTGATCATCCTAATGTCCTGAAACTGGAAGGGTTGATCACTGCCCCTGTTTCATCGTCCCTCTACTTGGTTTTCGAGTATATGGATCATGATCTCTTAGGACTTTCTTCGCTACCCGGTGTCAAGTTTTCAGAGCCTCAG GTTAAGTGTTACATGCGACAACTTCTAAGTGGGCTTGAACATTGTCACAGCCGCGGTGTTCTTCATCGCGATATAAAGGGCTCAAATCTACTGATTGACAGTAAAGGAGTCTTGAAGATAGCAGATTTTGGGTTAGCCACATTTTTCGACCCTGCAAAAAGTGTTCCATTGACTAGCCATGTTGTCACTCTTTGGTACCGGCCACCAGAACTTTTGCTTGGAGCCACTCATTATGGTGTTGGCGTTGATCTATGGAGCACAGGTTGCATCTTAGGTGAATTATATGCGGGTAGGCCGATCCTCCCTGGAAAAACCGAG GTAGAACAATTGCATAAAATCTTCAAGCTTTGTGGTTCGCCAACAGAAAATTACTGGAGAAAACAGAAGTTATCGTCTTCAGCTGGATTCATAACCACAATTCCTTATAGACGTAAAGTATCAGAGATGTTTAAGGACTTTCCTGCAAGTGTTCTTTCGCTTTTAGAGACTTTACTCTCCATAGATCCTGATCACCGGAGCTCTGCAGATTGTGCCCTTGAGAGTGAG TACTTCAAAACCAAGCCATTTGCCTGCGATCCATCGCACTTACCAAAGTATCCTCCTAGTAAAGAGATTGATGCTAAAATGCGGGATGAAGCGAAAAGGCGACAACCAATGAGGGCGGATAAACAAGAAAGGCACTCTATGACGAGAAGATCACACGAAAGCAAACTTGTCCCACCGATCAAAGCAAATCACTCTCTATCAATGACAATGGAG AAACAATATCAAGATTTGAGAAGCAGAAACGATAGTTTCAAGTCGTTTAAAGAGGAGAGGACTCCTCATGGCCCAGTTCCTGATTATCTAAATATGCAAactagaaacaatcaaactgGTGGGAGAATTTCATACTCAGGTCCATTGATGAGCAACAGGAATATGGCTAAGTCAACGATGCATGTGAAGGAGAATGCAGTCCCTAGATACCATCAAGCTAGAGTAAACCAGAAGATGTTATCGGGCTCAGTATCCTCCAAAGCATTATTAGATCGACAAGATCAACAAGTTATGAATCAAAGAAGAAGGGATCGACGAGCACCAATTGAAGACCCTTCTTGG TATACTCCTAGTGACAGCAAGATTTACATGTCAGGACCATTGTTGGCTCAGCCAAGAAGAGTGGACCAGATGCTTGAAGAACATGATCGGCAACTTCAGCAAGTCAACAGACAAGCACAAACGACACGCCAAGGCCGAGCTCGCAATTGGTAG
- the LOC104738873 gene encoding uncharacterized protein LOC104738873, which produces MMDPTESPRTSNGSSSLSPPRSYLIFMRIMSKRRTWVCLFVAVYAILLSSSWNFLTSVLSWYKLQYTSSPSPSRLPAVYASVVLGAVFGAMSMVAAAAVAVPAVMVIWISVVVLLAFFGKSRRVLVVEARKITREVFGFVFKVLLKEGNAVAAVCAVLGYFILIRKDFDSI; this is translated from the coding sequence aTGATGGATCCAACAGAGTCACCAAGAACATCGAAtggctcttcttctttgtctccaCCAAGATCGTACCTTATCTTTATGCGGATCATGAGCAAGAGACGGACATGGGTTTGTCTCTTTGTAGCTGTCTACGCTATTCTCTTGTCTTCCTCTTGGAACTTTCTCACATCTGTGCTTAGCTGGTACAAGCTTCAGTACACCTCATCTCCGTCGCCGTCGCGGTTACCAGCGGTTTACGCATCTGTGGTGTTGGGAGCTGTGTTTGGAGCCATGTCCATGGTTGCGGCTGCTGCGGTTGCGGTTCCGGCGGTTATGGTGATTTGGATATCGGTGGTTGTGTTGCTCGCGTTTTTTGGGAAATCGAGAAGAGTTTTGGTTGTTGAAGCTCGCAAGATTACAAGAGAAGTGTTTGGATTTGTCTTTAAGGTTCTCTTGAAAGAAGGCAATGCTGTTGCTGCTGTTTGTGCTGTTTTGGGTTATTTTATTCTTATCAGAAAAGATTTTgattcgatttag
- the LOC104738876 gene encoding switch 2, which translates to MSLLHTFKETLKPCGTFPSSSSLRITSTQELEPPRKPPKSSLSQQLLRLDDSYFLPSKHESKISKPEVEGFDHSEDDHKRNIKFEEEEEEEDEDDETSIEFGRPGLNRAEFDYTGPYEPLVLSSIGEIPIIKVPASINCRLLEHQREGVTFLYNLYKNNHGGILGDDMGLGKTIQTIAFLAGVYGKDGDAGVSSVLESEKGPVLIICPSSIIHNWESEFSRWASFFKVSVYHGSNRDMILEKLKARGVEVLVTSFDTFRIQGPVLSGINWEIVIADEAHRLKNEKSKLYEACLEIKTKKRIGLTGTVMQNKIGELFNLFDWVAPGSLGTREHFREFYDEPLKLGQRATAPERFVQIADKRKQHLVSLLRKYLLRRTKDETIGHLMMGKEDNVVFCQMSQLQKRVYQRMLQLPEIQCLVNKDNPCACGSPLKQSECCRRIIPDGTMWSYLHRDNPDGCDSCPFCLVLPCLLKLQQISNHLELIKPNPKDEPEKQKKDAEFVSAVFGSDIDLVGGVSASKSFMDLSDVKHCGKMRALEKLMASWISKGDKILLFSYSVRMLDILEKFLIRKGYSFARLDGSTPTNLRQSLVDDFNASPSKQVFLISTKAGGLGLNLVSANRVVIFDPNWNPSHDLQAQDRSFRYGQKRHVVVFRLLSAGSLEELVYTRQVYKQQLSNIAVSGKMETRYFEGVQDCKEFQGELFGISNLFRDLSDKLFTSDIVELHRDSNIHENKRSLLEAGVSEDEKEEEVLCSYKPETEKPILKDMGIVYAHRNEDIVTTTSIATSQRLNGDSNGDENLECADRKKKKRKGCSEEVDMSSSNREQKREKYKMLAEFKGMEILNFSRWVLSASPFDREKLLQDFLERVK; encoded by the exons ATGTCGTTGTTACACACTTTCAAAGAGACCTTGAAGCCCTGTGGTACTTTTCCGTCATCGTCATCGTTGCGAATCACATCGACCCAAGAATTGGAACCGCCGAGAAAGCCTCCAAAATCGTCTCTCTCACAACAGCTTCTGCGTCTCGATGATTCCTACTTCTTACCCTCGAAGCACGAATCTAAAATCTCCAAACCCGAGGTCGAAGGTTTTGATCATAGCGAAGATGATCACAAAAGAAATATcaagtttgaagaagaagaagaagaagaagatgaagacgatgaaACATCGATTGAATTCGGTAGACCCGGATTAAACCGGGCTGAATTTGACTATACCGGGCCTTATGAACCACTTGTGCTGTCATCAATCGGAGAGATTCCGATCATAAAG GTACCTGCTTCTATCAACTGTAGATTGCTCGAACACCAGCGAGAGGGAGTCACGTTTCTGTATAATCTCTATAAAAACAACCATGGTGGCATTCTTGGCGATGACAT GGGATTAGGCAAGACCATTCAGACGATTGCATTTCTTGCTGGAGTGTATGGAAAAGATGGTGACGCTGGtgtttcttctgttttggaGTCTGAAAAGGGTCCTGTACTAATAATCTGTCCTTCTTCGATTATCCATAATTGGGAGAGTGAGTTTTCTCGATGGGCGAGCTTCTTCAAGGTTTCGGTGTACCACGGATCAAACCGAGATATGATTCTTGAGAAACTCAAGGCACGGGGTGTTGAGGTACTTGTAACCAGCTTTGATACTTTTCGAATCCAAGGCCCTGTATTGTCCGGGATTAATTGGGAGATAGTGATTGCTGACGAGGCACATCGACTAAAGAatgaaaaatcgaaactttatgAGGCGTGCCTTGAGATCAAGACGAAGAAAAGGATTGGTCTTACGGGTACAGTGATGCAGAACAAGATTGGTGAGCTATTCAACCTTTTTGACTGGGTAGCGCCAGGGTCACTAGGCACTCGTGAACATTTCCGAGAATTCTATGACGAACCGCTTAAGCTAGGGCAGAGAGCGACTGCTCCGGAAAGATTTGTCCAGATTGCAGATAAGAGGAAACAGCATTTAGTCAGCCTTCTGCGTAAGTATTTGTTGAGGAGGACTAAGGACGAGACAATTGGGCATCTGATGATGGGGAAAGAAGATAATGTAGTCTTCTGTCAAATGAGTCAATTGCAGAAACGGGTGTATCAAAGAATGCTGCAGCTCCCTGAAATTCAGTGCCTTGTGAATAAGGACAATCCATGCGCTTGTGGAAGCCCGCTTAAGCAATCGGAGTGCTGCAGAAGGATTATTCCTGATGGAACTATGTGGAGTTACCTTCATAGAGACAATCCTGACGGCTGTGATTCTTGCCCGTTCTGCTTGGTGCTTCCATGCCTTTTGAAACTTCAGCAGATAAGCAATCATCTGGAGCTTattaaaccaaacccaaaagatGAGCCagaaaaacagaagaaggaCGCAGAGTTTGTATCTGCAGTGTTTGGGTCAGATATTGATCTAGTAGGAGGAGTTTCCGCAAGCAAGAGCTTCATGGACCTTAGTGATGTTAAACATTGTGGGAAAATGAGAGCTTTGGAGAAGTTGATGGCTTCTTGGATTTCAAAGGGTGATAAGATACTTCTATTCAGTTACTCTGTCAG GATGCTGGACATACTGGAGAAGTTTCTAATTAGAAAAGGTTATAGCTTTGCAAGACTGGATGGTTCTACTCCGACTAATCTGCGACAGTCTCTTGTAGATGATTTTAATGCGAGTCCTAGCAAACAG GTTTTTCTGATATCAACTAAAGCTGGTGGGTTGGGACTAAACCTTGTGAGTGCGAACCGTGTGGTTATATTTGACCCAAACTGGAACCCATCTCATGACTTGCAAGCGCAAGATAGATCATTTCGATATGGACAGAAACGTCACGTGGTTGTTTTTCGTTTGTTGAGTGCTGGTTCTCTTGAGGAACTAGTTTATACAAGACAAGTATACAAACAACAGCTTTCAAACATTGCGGTTTCAGGGAAAATGGAGACAAGGTACTTTGAAGGCGTCCAG GACTGTAAAGAGTTTCAAGGCGAGCTATTTGGGATTTCAAATCTGTTCCGTGATCTCTCTGATAAGCTCTTCACTAGCGATATTGTTGAGTTGCATAGGGATAGTAACATCCATGAGAATAAGAGATCATTGCTTGAGGCAGGTGTTtcagaagatgaaaaagaagaagaggtctTGTGCTCTTATAAACCCGAAACAGAGAAACCTATCCTTAAAGACATGG GCATTGTGTATGCACATCGAAATGAAGATATCGTGACAACAACATCAATAGCAACATCTCAGAGGTTAAATGGAGATAGTAATGGTGATGAGAACTTAGAGTGTGCGgatcgaaagaagaagaagagaaaaggttGTAGTGAAGAGGTGGATATGTCTTCTTcaaacagagaacaaaaaagagagaagtacAAGATGTTAGCCGAGTTTAAAGGCATGGAGATACTGAATTTTAGTAGATGGGTACTGTCAGCTTCTCCATTTGATAGAGAGAAGCTACTTCAAGACTTTTTAGAAAGAGTCAAGTAA
- the LOC104738874 gene encoding probable serine/threonine-protein kinase At1g54610 isoform X1: MGCVSSRHRPFRRKSSTLNELSVEKRPSSRIDSSRIEDWIQPADGFDRSSSKGDANVRLFSSGRFHDDHQIGKILEYPETVGHMDRVVYDQELRRASSAVADPDLEIDSKVMKHKPDRWNSRGSKVSSQFSDHLLTEREPEKPRTEASVPPVPRELKRDPNFVGPNDAERKQVAAGWPTWLVTVAGEALVGWTPRRANTFEKLEKIGQGTYSNVYRARDLLHNKIVALKKVRFDLNDMESVKFMAREIIVMRRLDHPNVLKLEGLITAPVSSSLYLVFEYMDHDLLGLSSLPGVKFSEPQVKCYMRQLLSGLEHCHSRGVLHRDIKGSNLLIDSKGVLKIADFGLATFFDPAKSVPLTSHVVTLWYRPPELLLGATHYGVGVDLWSTGCILGELYAGRPILPGKTEVEQLHKIFKLCGSPTENYWRKQKLSSSAGFITTIPYRRKVSEMFKDFPASVLSLLETLLSIDPDHRSSADCALESEYFKTKPFACDPSHLPKYPPSKEIDAKMRDEAKRRQPMRADKQERHSMTRRSHESKLVPPIKANHSLSMTMEKQYQDLRSRNDSFKSFKEERTPHGPVPDYLNMQTRNNQTGGRISYSGPLMSNRNMAKSTMHVKENAVPRYHQARVNQKMLSGSVSSKALLDRQDQQVMNQRRRDRRAPIEDPSWQYTPSDSKIYMSGPLLAQPRRVDQMLEEHDRQLQQVNRQAQTTRQGRARNW; this comes from the exons ATGGGTTGTGTAAGTTCTAGGCATAGGCCTTTTAGAAGAAAGTCGTCAACACTCAATGAGTTATCTGTGGAGAAACGTCCCTCCTCGCGGATTGATTCGTCGAGGATAGAGGACTGGATCCAACCGGCAGATGGGTTTGATAGATCCAGTAGCAAGGGAGATGCCAATGTTAGGTTATTTAGTTCAGGTAGGTTTCATGATGATCATCAGATAGGGAAGATTTTGGAGTATCCTGAGACGGTTGGTCATATGGATCGAGTTGTTTATGATCAGGAATTGAGAAGGGCGTCTAGTGCTGTTGCAGACCCGGATTTGGAGATTGATTCAAAGGTTATGAAGCATAAGCCAGATAGATGGAATAGCAGGGGTTCTAAAGTTTCTAGTCAGTTTTCTGATCATCTTCTGACTGAGAGGGAACCAGAGAAACCTCGGACTGAAGCTTCGGTTCCACCGGTTCCTCGGGAACTGAAGAGGGACCCGAACTTTGTTGGTCCAAATGATGCAGAGCGGAAGCAAGTGGCTGCAGGATGGCCGACTTGGCTGGTCACCGTTGCAGGTGAGGCACTAGTGGGTTGGACTCCACGCCGAGCAAATACTTTTGAGAAGCTGGAGAAA ATTGGTCAAGGAACATATAGCAATGTGTATAGAGCTCGTGATCTTCTTCATAACAAGATCGTTGCGTTAAAAAAGGTCCGATTTGATCTTAACGATATGGAAAGTGTTAAGTTTATGGCAAGAGAGATCATAGTAATGAGAAGGCTTGATCATCCTAATGTCCTGAAACTGGAAGGGTTGATCACTGCCCCTGTTTCATCGTCCCTCTACTTGGTTTTCGAGTATATGGATCATGATCTCTTAGGACTTTCTTCGCTACCCGGTGTCAAGTTTTCAGAGCCTCAG GTTAAGTGTTACATGCGACAACTTCTAAGTGGGCTTGAACATTGTCACAGCCGCGGTGTTCTTCATCGCGATATAAAGGGCTCAAATCTACTGATTGACAGTAAAGGAGTCTTGAAGATAGCAGATTTTGGGTTAGCCACATTTTTCGACCCTGCAAAAAGTGTTCCATTGACTAGCCATGTTGTCACTCTTTGGTACCGGCCACCAGAACTTTTGCTTGGAGCCACTCATTATGGTGTTGGCGTTGATCTATGGAGCACAGGTTGCATCTTAGGTGAATTATATGCGGGTAGGCCGATCCTCCCTGGAAAAACCGAG GTAGAACAATTGCATAAAATCTTCAAGCTTTGTGGTTCGCCAACAGAAAATTACTGGAGAAAACAGAAGTTATCGTCTTCAGCTGGATTCATAACCACAATTCCTTATAGACGTAAAGTATCAGAGATGTTTAAGGACTTTCCTGCAAGTGTTCTTTCGCTTTTAGAGACTTTACTCTCCATAGATCCTGATCACCGGAGCTCTGCAGATTGTGCCCTTGAGAGTGAG TACTTCAAAACCAAGCCATTTGCCTGCGATCCATCGCACTTACCAAAGTATCCTCCTAGTAAAGAGATTGATGCTAAAATGCGGGATGAAGCGAAAAGGCGACAACCAATGAGGGCGGATAAACAAGAAAGGCACTCTATGACGAGAAGATCACACGAAAGCAAACTTGTCCCACCGATCAAAGCAAATCACTCTCTATCAATGACAATGGAG AAACAATATCAAGATTTGAGAAGCAGAAACGATAGTTTCAAGTCGTTTAAAGAGGAGAGGACTCCTCATGGCCCAGTTCCTGATTATCTAAATATGCAAactagaaacaatcaaactgGTGGGAGAATTTCATACTCAGGTCCATTGATGAGCAACAGGAATATGGCTAAGTCAACGATGCATGTGAAGGAGAATGCAGTCCCTAGATACCATCAAGCTAGAGTAAACCAGAAGATGTTATCGGGCTCAGTATCCTCCAAAGCATTATTAGATCGACAAGATCAACAAGTTATGAATCAAAGAAGAAGGGATCGACGAGCACCAATTGAAGACCCTTCTTGG CAGTATACTCCTAGTGACAGCAAGATTTACATGTCAGGACCATTGTTGGCTCAGCCAAGAAGAGTGGACCAGATGCTTGAAGAACATGATCGGCAACTTCAGCAAGTCAACAGACAAGCACAAACGACACGCCAAGGCCGAGCTCGCAATTGGTAG